The following proteins are encoded in a genomic region of Flammeovirga pectinis:
- the ftsZ gene encoding cell division protein FtsZ, with amino-acid sequence MTETSYEFDMSSNPAANKIIKVIGVGGGGGNAVRHMYELGIHDVDFFIANTDKQALESSPVPYKIQLGLELTSGLGAGAKPEVGRESALETKEEIKQYLSNGTKMVFITAGMGGGTGTGAAPVIAEIARSLNILTVGIVTMPFRFEGKPKERRALQGIEDLKEHCDTVLVILNEKLKEVYGRSSMREAFAQADNVLARAAKSIAEIITVDAYINVDFEDVNTVMRDAGTAVMGSSIESGEDRAIRATESAIASPLLNNTDITNAKYILLSLVVSDYDDLDMSELEQVTSYIQERAGQEAEVIFGVAKDESLGDAISVTVIATGFEEDENDKPAENFFSKGESSLGSSQRIKTQSNAPKPISEVKEVTPVAEVKTEKVEVPEKVETSAAPLEKVEKVDDTPKKVIYSLNDEYTGKKEKSEVPKDVLSSKETEEDQHLSSYKKFESVKDITSEDMKDLRDIPAYLRRGVKLNSSNKSSEEDSE; translated from the coding sequence ATGACTGAGACGAGCTACGAGTTTGACATGTCTAGCAACCCTGCTGCTAACAAAATCATTAAGGTGATTGGTGTAGGAGGGGGCGGTGGTAATGCCGTACGCCACATGTACGAATTGGGGATTCATGATGTGGATTTCTTTATCGCAAATACAGATAAACAAGCCTTAGAATCAAGTCCTGTTCCTTACAAAATTCAATTAGGTTTGGAATTGACTAGTGGTTTAGGAGCTGGTGCTAAGCCTGAAGTAGGTAGAGAATCTGCACTAGAAACTAAAGAGGAAATCAAGCAGTACCTTTCAAACGGTACTAAAATGGTTTTTATAACTGCTGGTATGGGTGGTGGAACAGGTACAGGAGCTGCACCTGTTATTGCCGAAATTGCACGTAGCTTAAATATCCTTACTGTAGGTATAGTAACTATGCCTTTCAGATTTGAAGGAAAACCTAAAGAGAGAAGAGCACTTCAAGGTATCGAAGATTTAAAAGAACACTGTGATACAGTTCTTGTAATTCTTAACGAGAAATTGAAGGAAGTATATGGTCGTTCATCAATGAGAGAAGCATTTGCACAAGCTGATAATGTATTAGCTAGAGCTGCAAAATCAATTGCTGAAATCATTACTGTTGATGCATATATTAACGTCGATTTTGAAGATGTTAATACTGTAATGCGTGATGCAGGAACTGCTGTAATGGGATCATCTATTGAGTCTGGTGAAGACCGTGCTATCCGTGCGACTGAATCTGCAATAGCATCTCCATTATTGAATAATACTGATATTACAAATGCGAAATATATCTTATTAAGTCTTGTTGTAAGTGATTATGACGATTTAGATATGAGCGAACTTGAGCAAGTAACTAGTTACATTCAAGAACGTGCAGGTCAAGAAGCTGAAGTTATCTTTGGTGTGGCTAAAGATGAATCGCTTGGTGATGCAATTAGTGTTACTGTTATTGCAACAGGCTTCGAAGAAGATGAAAATGACAAACCGGCTGAAAATTTTTTTAGCAAAGGGGAGTCAAGTTTAGGTAGTTCACAAAGAATTAAAACGCAATCAAATGCTCCTAAACCAATCTCAGAGGTAAAGGAGGTAACTCCTGTTGCGGAAGTAAAAACAGAAAAGGTAGAAGTACCTGAAAAAGTAGAAACTTCGGCGGCTCCCCTGGAAAAAGTTGAAAAAGTTGATGATACTCCTAAAAAAGTAATCTACTCTTTAAATGATGAGTATACAGGTAAAAAAGAGAAATCTGAAGTACCTAAAGATGTACTTTCATCTAAAGAGACTGAAGAAGATCAGCATTTAAGTAGTTATAAGAAATTTGAATCTGTAAAGGATATCACAAGTGAGGACATGAAAGACTTACGTGATATTCCAGCTTATTTAAGAAGAGGTGTAAAACTGAATTCTTCAAATAAGTCTTCAGAAGAAGATTCGGAGTAA
- a CDS encoding DMT family transporter produces the protein MKIHIGTGAKQMLAAAFVMTSMQLIVKSIPQIPPQEVVFFRALTSLVISYITLKKAGIYLWGSNKKLLFLRGFFGTVSLILVFASFQNLPLATAVVLQNLAPLFTALFAMLFLKQPLKPLQFLFMGLSIIGVILIKGFDPRVDPVFLTIAILGAIGSAAAYTVIGKLKGLENPVVVVFYFPFVAVPITGLWTYFEWVTPQGITWLALLSIGILSQIGQILLTKAYQSDDDAATVSSMNYTSVIYGALYGMYFFGEFFSLEVILGMLLVIAGTVLNLIYKSYTSTK, from the coding sequence ATGAAAATACACATAGGTACTGGAGCTAAACAAATGCTTGCAGCAGCATTTGTTATGACTTCTATGCAGTTGATTGTAAAATCAATTCCACAAATTCCACCTCAAGAAGTTGTATTTTTCAGAGCACTTACTTCTCTTGTAATTAGTTATATTACACTTAAAAAAGCCGGTATCTATTTATGGGGTAGTAATAAGAAACTACTCTTTCTTAGAGGTTTTTTTGGTACAGTTTCTTTAATATTAGTCTTTGCTAGTTTTCAGAATTTACCCTTAGCTACAGCTGTAGTATTACAAAATTTAGCACCACTATTCACCGCTTTATTTGCAATGTTGTTTTTAAAACAGCCATTAAAGCCGCTTCAATTTTTATTTATGGGATTAAGTATAATTGGTGTTATTCTCATAAAAGGTTTTGACCCAAGAGTTGATCCTGTTTTCTTAACAATTGCCATATTAGGTGCTATTGGTTCTGCTGCTGCATATACAGTGATTGGTAAATTAAAAGGATTAGAAAATCCAGTTGTAGTTGTTTTCTACTTTCCTTTTGTAGCAGTTCCTATTACAGGTTTATGGACTTATTTTGAATGGGTTACACCGCAAGGAATTACTTGGCTTGCACTACTTTCGATAGGTATTCTTTCTCAAATTGGGCAAATATTACTGACAAAAGCCTATCAATCTGATGATGATGCAGCTACTGTATCAAGTATGAATTATACGAGTGTAATTTATGGTGCTTTGTATGGAATGTATTTCTTTGGTGAGTTCTTCTCTTTAGAAGTAATTTTAGGTATGCTTTTAGTTATAGCCGGAACGGTATTAAACCTTATCTACAAGTCATATACTAGTACTAAATAA
- a CDS encoding heavy metal translocating P-type ATPase has product MNSDKHLETCYHCGEDCIDEIIKNEEDKSFCCNGCHMVYELLQENDLSDYYKLNNQPGVRQKGRSQKDKLAYLDDETIRRKLIDFTDGGVSKLSFYLPQIHCSSCIWLLEKLPALHGGVHEAKVNFLKREIYITFSEENLTLRTLVELLINLGYEPLINLEDLEKNKKKEASREQEKSFYIKFGVVGFCFGNIMMLSFPEYLGITVEDQGFIELFGYLNVLLSIPVFFYGARDYLTSAWNAIRHGGVNIDVPISLGIMALMFRSLYEIFTETGAGYLDSLGALIFLLLIGKWFQQKTFDNISFERDYKSYFPIAVTRIVKGIQENIPLSKLTVHDTLVVKNGELIPADAILKKGIGEIDYSFVTGESKPVRKISGDGLYAGGKQTGGVIEVETTKEVSQSYLTRLWNEQTFQEEDTKAFLQTKTNIISKWFTLVILLVAGIAGGYWWSVDGATHAVNTFTSVLIIACPCALALNAPFALGNSMRIMARFGLFTKDTEAVEKMSSINHLVFDKTGTITSAKEQAINFEGDELSEEMKSLVYAVTSQSTHPVSSRIAQSLISFDKKIEVENFKEVEASGIEGIIDGKVIKLGKAAFVNADKNMEKTFQTVSYVCIDNKVIGRFTLAQSLRKDIDKLMQKLYSKGYKISLLSGDNSSERKKLEKIFPKGTAMHFEQSPQDKMNFISDNQEKGDKVLMIGDGLNDAGALKQANIGIAVAEDAHQFSPACDGILAANKVKKLAMYLRFSKAATIMVYVGFIISFLYNILGLSYAVQGNLSPIIAAILMPLSSISVVLIGMLGTTFSGARLLGK; this is encoded by the coding sequence ATGAACTCAGACAAACATTTAGAAACTTGTTATCACTGTGGAGAGGACTGCATTGACGAAATAATTAAAAATGAGGAGGACAAATCTTTCTGTTGTAATGGGTGCCATATGGTGTATGAACTTTTACAAGAGAATGATTTATCTGATTACTATAAATTAAATAACCAACCTGGAGTTCGTCAAAAAGGGAGATCCCAAAAAGATAAATTAGCCTATTTAGATGATGAAACTATCCGTAGAAAATTAATTGATTTTACAGACGGAGGTGTATCTAAGTTAAGTTTTTACTTACCACAAATTCATTGTTCATCATGTATTTGGCTTCTAGAAAAATTACCAGCTTTACACGGTGGAGTTCATGAAGCAAAAGTCAATTTTTTAAAAAGAGAAATATATATCACTTTCTCGGAAGAGAACCTAACACTTAGGACATTAGTAGAGCTCCTGATCAACTTGGGTTATGAACCATTAATTAATCTAGAAGATTTAGAGAAGAATAAAAAGAAAGAAGCATCTAGAGAACAAGAGAAGTCTTTTTATATAAAATTTGGTGTTGTAGGTTTTTGCTTTGGCAATATTATGATGCTTTCTTTTCCAGAATACTTAGGAATAACTGTAGAAGACCAGGGTTTTATAGAGTTGTTTGGATACCTAAATGTGTTGTTGAGTATTCCAGTTTTCTTTTATGGAGCAAGAGATTATTTAACTTCTGCTTGGAATGCAATTAGACATGGAGGTGTGAATATTGATGTGCCTATATCTTTAGGTATAATGGCCTTAATGTTTAGAAGTTTATACGAAATTTTTACAGAAACTGGAGCGGGCTATCTAGACTCTTTAGGAGCCTTAATTTTCTTACTATTAATAGGGAAGTGGTTTCAACAAAAAACCTTTGATAATATTTCTTTTGAACGAGATTATAAATCCTATTTTCCAATTGCAGTTACACGTATTGTAAAAGGAATTCAAGAAAATATACCCCTTTCTAAATTAACTGTTCACGATACATTGGTTGTGAAAAATGGTGAACTTATTCCGGCAGATGCAATTTTAAAGAAAGGAATAGGAGAAATAGATTACTCTTTTGTTACCGGAGAATCAAAACCTGTTAGAAAGATATCTGGAGATGGTTTATATGCAGGAGGAAAACAAACCGGTGGAGTTATCGAAGTAGAAACAACAAAAGAAGTTTCTCAAAGTTATTTAACCCGATTATGGAATGAACAAACGTTTCAAGAGGAAGATACCAAAGCATTTCTTCAGACAAAAACGAATATTATTTCTAAATGGTTTACGCTTGTTATTTTATTAGTAGCAGGCATTGCAGGAGGTTATTGGTGGTCTGTTGATGGGGCTACTCATGCGGTAAATACATTCACATCAGTATTAATTATTGCTTGTCCATGTGCATTAGCATTAAATGCTCCATTTGCTTTAGGAAATTCAATGAGGATAATGGCTAGATTTGGTCTCTTTACAAAAGATACTGAGGCTGTTGAGAAAATGTCCTCCATTAATCATTTGGTATTTGATAAAACAGGTACCATAACGTCTGCAAAAGAACAAGCCATTAATTTTGAAGGAGATGAGCTTTCTGAAGAAATGAAGTCACTTGTTTATGCTGTTACCTCTCAATCTACACATCCTGTAAGTAGTAGAATTGCTCAATCATTAATATCATTTGATAAAAAAATAGAAGTAGAGAACTTTAAAGAAGTAGAAGCTTCTGGGATTGAAGGAATAATTGATGGTAAAGTAATTAAGTTAGGAAAAGCAGCTTTTGTAAATGCAGATAAAAATATGGAGAAAACCTTTCAGACGGTTTCTTATGTTTGTATAGATAATAAGGTGATAGGGAGGTTTACTTTAGCGCAATCCTTAAGAAAAGATATTGATAAGCTTATGCAAAAGCTTTATTCAAAAGGGTATAAGATTTCATTATTATCAGGTGATAATTCTTCTGAACGTAAAAAATTAGAAAAGATTTTTCCTAAGGGCACGGCAATGCATTTTGAACAATCACCACAGGATAAAATGAACTTTATTAGTGATAATCAAGAAAAAGGAGATAAAGTACTGATGATAGGGGATGGCCTAAATGATGCAGGAGCTTTAAAACAAGCAAATATTGGTATCGCAGTAGCAGAAGATGCACATCAGTTTTCTCCGGCTTGCGATGGAATTTTAGCAGCGAATAAGGTTAAGAAATTAGCAATGTATTTGCGTTTTTCTAAAGCTGCAACAATCATGGTATATGTAGGGTTTATAATTTCATTCCTTTATAATATTCTTGGGTTGTCTTATGCAGTACAAGGGAATTTGTCCCCAATAATAGCAGCGATTTTAATGCCTTTGAGTTCAATTTCTGTTGTGTTAATAGGGATGTTAGGAACAACATTTAGTGGTGCTCGGTTGTTAGGGAAATAA
- a CDS encoding head GIN domain-containing protein: MNYKFILSTLLLLFTTFLYAQEETTRSLDNFEKIKISGSFDVEVSHSNENTATIIVHGKTKTTDIITEITNGKLSIYPRKGVRNVNAEVRISYTEKLSGISFSGSSDIISKGILETDDIEIAGSGSGSFSGEINANTIETSLSGSGELYLKGNANSLSISVSGSADIDTKGLEAKIVTISVSGSGDVDCFATEEITARVSGSGDIRYKGQPTRTKIKVSGSGDIEQIN; the protein is encoded by the coding sequence ATGAATTATAAATTTATTCTTAGTACTCTTCTTCTCCTTTTTACAACTTTTCTATATGCTCAAGAAGAAACAACGAGGAGTTTAGATAATTTTGAAAAAATAAAAATTAGCGGTTCTTTCGATGTCGAGGTTTCACATAGCAACGAAAACACTGCGACTATAATAGTACATGGTAAAACTAAAACTACTGATATCATTACAGAAATAACAAATGGGAAATTAAGTATTTACCCTCGTAAAGGTGTTCGCAATGTAAATGCTGAGGTAAGGATTTCTTACACTGAAAAATTATCTGGAATAAGTTTTTCAGGTTCATCAGATATTATATCAAAGGGTATATTAGAAACTGATGATATTGAAATTGCAGGTAGTGGTTCTGGTTCTTTTAGTGGCGAAATAAATGCAAATACTATAGAAACATCATTAAGTGGTTCTGGTGAATTGTACCTTAAAGGAAATGCTAATAGTTTATCTATCTCGGTAAGTGGTTCTGCAGATATTGATACGAAAGGATTAGAAGCCAAAATTGTTACAATATCTGTAAGTGGCTCTGGCGATGTTGATTGCTTTGCTACTGAAGAAATTACTGCTAGAGTTTCTGGATCGGGAGATATTAGATATAAAGGTCAGCCTACTCGCACAAAGATTAAAGTGAGTGGTTCTGGTGATATAGAACAAATAAATTAA
- a CDS encoding ATP-dependent 6-phosphofructokinase has product MNDLKRSDFEVNRLGKATLLSPIFKNYAEEAPDKEFIDDSRRIIFDASIEAYNANKESSEDPISFLKAGARKEIYFDPSKTKAAIVTCGGLCPGINNVIRGLVNGLYYRYKVRNIWGIQYGYQGFIPEYGHEMIKLSPDVVKDIHLFGGTILGSSRGRQDISAMVDALERENINILFTIGGDGTLAGNHVINEEIKRRGLKIVTAGIPKTIDNDVNFMTKTFGFDTAFTTAAAVVRDAHNEATGAYNGVAIVKLMGRDSGFIAANAALAMPDVNFVLVPESKFDLHGEKGFLAALKSRVVDRHHALVVVAEGAGQHLFDEGDEVKDKSGNVKHKDIGVFLKDEIGKFFTGEGIEATVKYIDPSYIIRSEVAIPADSVFCNDLALNAVHGAMAGLTDFVVGRWHNQFTYLPIPVATASRKKIDVDGSLWWSVLETTGQPINMTNEKK; this is encoded by the coding sequence ATGAACGACTTGAAAAGATCAGATTTTGAGGTTAATAGATTAGGTAAAGCCACGTTATTATCTCCGATTTTTAAAAACTACGCCGAAGAAGCTCCAGATAAAGAATTTATTGACGATTCAAGAAGGATTATATTTGATGCTTCAATAGAAGCATATAATGCTAATAAAGAATCGAGTGAAGATCCAATATCATTCTTAAAAGCAGGTGCTAGAAAAGAAATTTATTTTGATCCATCTAAAACAAAAGCTGCAATTGTGACTTGTGGTGGTTTGTGTCCAGGAATTAATAATGTAATTCGTGGATTAGTTAATGGATTATACTACAGATATAAAGTAAGAAACATTTGGGGTATTCAATATGGTTATCAAGGATTTATTCCTGAGTATGGCCATGAAATGATTAAATTATCTCCAGACGTTGTTAAAGATATTCACTTATTTGGTGGAACTATTTTAGGTTCATCAAGAGGTCGTCAAGATATCTCTGCAATGGTTGATGCTCTTGAAAGAGAAAATATCAACATATTATTTACTATTGGTGGTGATGGTACTTTAGCAGGTAACCATGTAATTAACGAAGAAATTAAACGTAGAGGTTTAAAAATCGTTACTGCAGGGATCCCTAAAACTATTGACAACGATGTTAATTTTATGACCAAAACATTCGGTTTTGATACAGCTTTTACAACGGCTGCAGCTGTGGTAAGAGATGCTCATAACGAAGCAACTGGTGCATATAATGGTGTTGCAATTGTAAAACTAATGGGTAGAGACTCTGGTTTTATTGCAGCAAATGCAGCTTTGGCAATGCCTGACGTAAACTTTGTATTAGTGCCAGAATCTAAATTTGACCTTCACGGGGAAAAAGGATTTTTAGCAGCGTTAAAATCAAGAGTAGTAGACCGTCATCATGCGCTAGTAGTAGTTGCAGAAGGAGCAGGTCAACATCTTTTTGATGAAGGCGATGAAGTAAAAGATAAGTCTGGTAATGTAAAGCATAAAGATATCGGAGTATTCCTTAAGGATGAAATCGGTAAATTCTTTACAGGTGAAGGCATTGAAGCTACAGTTAAATATATTGATCCGTCATATATTATTCGTTCAGAAGTAGCTATCCCTGCAGATAGTGTATTCTGTAATGATTTAGCTTTAAACGCAGTGCATGGTGCAATGGCTGGTCTTACTGACTTTGTTGTTGGACGTTGGCATAACCAGTTCACATATTTACCTATTCCTGTAGCAACTGCTTCAAGAAAGAAAATAGATGTTGATGGTTCATTATGGTGGTCAGTTCTTGAAACAACAGGGCAGCCTATTAACATGACGAATGAGAAAAAATAA
- a CDS encoding BamA/TamA family outer membrane protein, which translates to MYLSKCSSFYIVLLLLFSINFTINAQSDKKKKSGKKEMTKFNTVEERKGVKLRVVPGPMYDPSIKFGLFVAPMLTYYPSKGDTISPVSMTSFYGMYTTNNSYIAGFNNELYLKEDTWRVRVRAGGGGLNKDISLYNVYDNTLDVDTTNITTADAKQNVFQFDSYLMRRVYNKLYMGLGYNYKKIDFEGNNSRADTLVEANGLAGSSGNNGVAYKMDFDTRDNVNYPYKGYFLSYTGYQYFNSGGKSNAYFANLLKIMGFWSINKNSRHVIAAKVYANLLAGDPEVANFSYYGRVNGDVQRGYQSGRRVDKNALNIEVEYRWTTPLFDNRLRFMGLLGNGKVFGYYNDFTEAEWLPVVGVGVRYAILPYERINVRLDTTYSKDGFIWYFGIREAF; encoded by the coding sequence ATGTATTTATCAAAATGCTCTTCTTTTTATATAGTATTGTTACTGTTATTTTCTATCAATTTCACTATCAATGCTCAATCTGACAAGAAAAAGAAGTCAGGAAAGAAAGAAATGACAAAGTTTAATACAGTTGAAGAAAGAAAAGGTGTTAAACTGAGGGTTGTACCAGGACCAATGTACGATCCATCTATTAAGTTTGGGCTTTTTGTAGCACCAATGTTAACCTATTATCCATCTAAAGGAGATACAATTTCTCCTGTTTCTATGACTTCTTTTTATGGAATGTATACCACAAATAACTCTTATATAGCTGGTTTTAATAATGAACTATATTTAAAAGAAGATACTTGGAGGGTACGCGTTCGGGCTGGAGGTGGCGGATTAAATAAAGATATTTCTCTCTATAATGTATATGATAATACGCTAGATGTAGATACAACAAATATTACGACAGCCGATGCAAAGCAGAATGTATTTCAGTTTGACTCTTATTTAATGAGAAGAGTTTACAATAAATTGTACATGGGTTTAGGCTATAATTATAAAAAGATTGATTTTGAAGGTAATAATTCAAGAGCAGATACTTTAGTTGAAGCAAATGGATTAGCGGGCAGTTCTGGAAATAATGGAGTTGCTTACAAGATGGATTTTGATACTCGAGATAATGTAAACTATCCTTATAAAGGTTACTTTTTGAGTTATACAGGATATCAATACTTTAATTCTGGAGGTAAATCAAATGCTTATTTTGCTAACCTACTTAAAATAATGGGTTTTTGGTCTATCAATAAAAATTCTAGGCATGTTATAGCCGCAAAAGTTTATGCAAATTTGTTAGCAGGAGATCCAGAGGTTGCTAATTTCTCTTATTATGGTAGAGTAAATGGCGATGTACAACGGGGGTATCAGTCAGGAAGGAGAGTTGATAAAAATGCTTTAAATATTGAAGTTGAATATAGATGGACTACCCCTTTATTTGATAATAGATTAAGATTTATGGGACTTTTGGGGAACGGTAAAGTTTTTGGCTATTATAATGATTTTACGGAAGCAGAATGGCTACCTGTTGTTGGTGTTGGAGTTCGATATGCTATTTTACCTTACGAAAGAATTAATGTAAGATTAGATACAACATACAGTAAAGATGGTTTTATATGGTATTTTGGAATAAGAGAAGCATTTTAA
- a CDS encoding cytochrome-c peroxidase encodes MKKAVIYISVIAFALTSCSGDGKKSESAKAEKVTKEEWKVASSMFGVLPKTAPNPENPLNDTKIELGKLLYFDTRLSNEGNISCNSCHDLATFGVDNKTTSPGDTGEFGERNSPTVYNAALQFTQFWDGRAKDVEEQAIGPILNPIEHAMPHEKAVIDRLQEVAEYAKLFKKAFPDQKNPVTYQNVGNAIGAFERTLLFPSRFDRFLAQESNAYLLSAKEAQGLRDYQEAGCVTCHSGNMFGGNMYQKFGLYGDYWNLTGSKKHDEGRKDVTGKEADKYLFKVPTLRNVTKTAPYFHDGSVAKLEDAVKIMAKLQSNKDITDEQASNITAFLGTLTSKIPAEITKAPVLP; translated from the coding sequence ATGAAAAAAGCAGTAATTTACATTTCTGTTATTGCATTTGCACTAACATCTTGTTCAGGCGATGGCAAGAAATCCGAATCAGCAAAAGCAGAAAAAGTAACTAAAGAAGAATGGAAAGTAGCTTCTTCTATGTTCGGAGTTTTGCCTAAAACAGCACCAAACCCAGAGAACCCATTAAATGATACTAAGATTGAGCTAGGAAAACTACTTTATTTTGATACTCGCCTTTCTAATGAAGGAAATATCAGCTGTAACTCGTGTCATGATTTAGCAACTTTTGGAGTAGATAATAAAACCACATCTCCGGGTGATACGGGTGAATTTGGAGAAAGGAACTCACCTACAGTTTACAATGCAGCTTTACAGTTTACTCAGTTTTGGGATGGAAGAGCAAAAGATGTAGAAGAACAAGCAATAGGACCAATTTTAAACCCTATTGAACATGCAATGCCACACGAAAAAGCAGTAATTGATAGACTACAAGAAGTAGCCGAATATGCTAAATTATTTAAGAAAGCATTTCCTGATCAGAAAAACCCTGTGACTTATCAAAATGTAGGAAATGCAATTGGTGCTTTTGAACGAACATTATTATTCCCTTCCAGGTTTGATAGGTTCTTAGCGCAAGAAAGTAATGCATATTTACTTTCTGCAAAAGAAGCTCAAGGTCTTAGAGATTATCAAGAAGCTGGTTGTGTTACTTGCCATTCTGGAAATATGTTTGGAGGGAATATGTACCAGAAATTTGGTTTATATGGAGATTATTGGAACTTAACTGGTTCTAAAAAACATGATGAAGGTAGAAAAGATGTCACGGGGAAAGAAGCTGATAAATATTTATTTAAAGTGCCGACCCTAAGAAATGTAACGAAAACAGCTCCTTACTTTCATGATGGATCTGTTGCCAAACTTGAAGATGCTGTTAAGATTATGGCAAAATTACAATCAAACAAAGACATCACAGATGAACAAGCTTCTAATATCACTGCGTTTTTAGGTACACTTACTTCTAAAATACCAGCAGAAATTACAAAAGCACCTGTTTTACCTTAA
- a CDS encoding sugar phosphate nucleotidyltransferase produces MKVIIPVAGRGSNLRPLTNTQPKALLPVAGKPVIAHIIDIFIDAGFDDFIIVIGYMGARIESFILDNYKDTKIQFNFVVQIPREGSAHAVYVAHELFKDEKEVVICLGDSIVNFDAKKMLANPNSVVGIQKVDNPGKVGVAEVIEGNKVKKFVERPTIPKSNLGLVGIYKIVDVPTFIECLDWVIENNITSQNEIVITGAIQKMVEKGAHFDIQEVGNWYDCGAKRSLLEANATLLGRPGFQATTDDDLKCENSILIQPVKIGKNTIIKNSIIGPNVVIGEDAIIDNCNLQNSIIGAYTDLKDLLLKNSLVGHDSTLKGIAQSLNLGDHTEINFGN; encoded by the coding sequence ATGAAAGTAATTATTCCAGTTGCAGGTAGAGGTTCAAACTTAAGACCTCTAACTAATACCCAACCTAAAGCCTTATTACCAGTCGCGGGAAAACCTGTTATCGCTCATATTATTGATATATTTATCGATGCAGGGTTCGATGACTTTATAATTGTAATAGGTTATATGGGAGCAAGGATAGAATCTTTTATTCTTGATAATTACAAAGATACAAAAATTCAATTTAATTTTGTAGTACAAATACCTAGAGAAGGGTCTGCTCATGCAGTTTATGTTGCACATGAGTTATTTAAAGATGAAAAGGAAGTAGTTATTTGTTTAGGAGATTCTATTGTAAATTTTGATGCAAAGAAAATGCTGGCAAACCCAAATTCTGTAGTAGGAATTCAGAAAGTTGATAATCCTGGTAAAGTTGGGGTGGCAGAAGTAATAGAGGGTAATAAAGTAAAGAAATTTGTAGAGAGGCCAACTATACCAAAATCTAATTTAGGGTTAGTAGGTATTTATAAAATAGTTGATGTTCCTACATTTATTGAATGCCTTGATTGGGTTATAGAAAATAATATAACATCTCAGAACGAAATAGTTATTACAGGTGCCATACAGAAGATGGTAGAAAAGGGAGCTCATTTTGATATTCAAGAAGTAGGGAATTGGTACGACTGTGGAGCAAAAAGATCTTTATTAGAAGCTAATGCTACTCTATTGGGGCGTCCTGGTTTTCAGGCAACAACAGATGATGATTTAAAATGTGAAAATTCTATTCTAATTCAGCCTGTTAAAATTGGTAAGAATACTATAATCAAGAATTCAATTATTGGGCCTAATGTTGTAATTGGAGAAGATGCAATTATTGATAATTGTAACCTTCAAAATTCAATTATTGGAGCATATACAGACCTTAAAGATTTATTATTAAAAAACTCTTTGGTTGGTCATGATTCAACTTTAAAAGGAATAGCTCAAAGTTTAAATTTGGGAGATCATACAGAAATAAATTTTGGAAATTAA
- a CDS encoding class I SAM-dependent methyltransferase → MEINKIEGWDSFYKSPNAFGNPYPELIHFLEEIKIKRNLLDLGAGQGRTTIPTTKLGYKVTAVDYSREGISIIKNSLEKVDTEVADIFDYKISQMYQIILLDAVIHCQPEDLERESQLFKSIENKLEKDGFLLLITHQWDMREDHLIKLFNKNYQSLKFQFNSHIVHSFIPPNQIEKSSMEMSFMCFKKIDRNE, encoded by the coding sequence TTGGAAATTAATAAGATCGAAGGTTGGGATTCTTTTTATAAGTCACCTAATGCATTTGGAAATCCTTATCCAGAATTGATTCATTTTTTAGAGGAGATTAAAATTAAAAGGAATTTATTAGATCTAGGTGCCGGTCAGGGCAGAACTACAATTCCTACTACAAAGTTAGGCTATAAAGTTACTGCTGTTGATTATTCTAGAGAAGGTATCTCTATAATTAAAAATTCTTTGGAAAAAGTTGATACGGAAGTTGCAGATATATTTGACTACAAAATTAGTCAGATGTATCAGATAATACTTTTAGATGCAGTAATACATTGTCAGCCCGAAGATTTAGAAAGAGAAAGTCAGCTCTTTAAATCCATAGAAAATAAGTTAGAAAAGGATGGCTTTTTACTCTTAATTACTCACCAATGGGATATGAGAGAAGATCACCTAATAAAGCTATTTAATAAAAATTATCAGTCATTAAAATTCCAATTCAATTCACATATTGTTCATTCTTTCATACCACCAAATCAAATAGAAAAAAGTAGTATGGAAATGTCGTTTATGTGTTTTAAAAAAATAGATAGAAATGAGTAA